The proteins below come from a single Panicum hallii strain FIL2 chromosome 7, PHallii_v3.1, whole genome shotgun sequence genomic window:
- the LOC112899408 gene encoding probable isoaspartyl peptidase/L-asparaginase 2: MARWAIAIHGGAGVDPNLPESRQEEAKRVLARCLQAGVDLLRAGASALDVVEAVVRELETDPFFNSGRGSALTRRGTVEMEASIMDGRGRRCGAVSGVSTVKNPVSLARRVMENSPHSYLAFEGAEEFAREQGLETVDNSYFITEDNVGMLKLAKEAGSILFDYRIPLAGTDTCSALAGADNHNGMVMNGLPISIYAPETVGCAAVDSSGFTAAATSTGGLMNKMTGRIGDSPLIGSGTYACGACAVSCTGEGEAIIRSTLARDVAAVMEYKGLPLQEAVDYCVKERLDEGFAGLIAVSSTGEVAYGFNCTGMFRGCATEDGFMEVGIWE, translated from the exons ATGGCGCGCTGGGCCATTGCGATccacggcggcgcgggcgtggACCCGAACCTGCCGGAGAGCCGCCAGGAGGAGGCGAAGCGCGTGCTGGCGCGGTGCCTGCAGGCCGGCGTGGACCTGCTGCGCGCGGGGGCCTCGGCGCTCGACGTCGTCGAGGCCGTGGTGCGCGAGCTCGAGACGGACCCCTTCTTCAACTCCGGCCGCGGGTCCGCGCTCACCCGCCGCGGCACCGTCGAGATGGAGGCCAGCATCATggacggccgcggccgccgctgcGGCGCCGTGTCCGGCGTCTCCACCGTCAAGAACCCCGTCTCCCTGGCGCGCCGCGTCATGGAAAACTCGCCGCACTCGTACCTCGCCTTCGAAGGCGCCGAGGAGTTCGCCCGCGAGCAG GGCCTTGAGACCGTGGACAACAGCTACTTCATCACCGAGGACAACGTCGGCATGCTCAAGCTCGCCAAGGAGGCCGGCAGCATCCTG TTCGACTACCGGATCCCGCTGGCCGGGACGGACACGTGCAGCGCGCTGGCTGGGGCGGACAACCACAACGGCATGGTGATGAACGGCCTCCCCATCAGCATCTACGCCCCCGAGACGGTCGGGTGCGCGGCGGTGGACTCGAGCGGCTTCACCGCGGCGGCCACCTCCACGGGCGGGCTCATGAACAAGATGACGGGCCGCATCGGCGACTCGCCGCTCATCGGCTCCGGCACCTACGCCTGCGGCGCCTGCGCCGTGTCGTGCACGGGCGAGGGCGAGGCCATCATCCGCTCCACGCTGGCGCGGGACGTGGCCGCCGTGATGGAGTACAAGGGCCTGCCGCTGCAGGAGGCCGTCGACTACTGCGTCAAGGAGCGCCTGGACGAGGGCTTCGCGGGCCTCATCGCCGTCTCCAGCACCGGCGAGGTCGCCTACGGATTCAACTGCACCGGCATGTTCAGGGGATGCGCCACCGAGGACGGGTTCATGGAGGTCGGCATCTGGGAGTGA
- the LOC112899407 gene encoding D-3-phosphoglycerate dehydrogenase 3, chloroplastic-like → MAAPTPTTAATTHHRILLPSPSPRGALAPASLRLPLRAQARAQRARLPAPLAAAAPAASTASPEAPASGAVPGKPTVLVAEKLGAAGLALLREFANVDCSYGLSPEELRAKISLCDALIVRSGTKVGRDVFEASGGRLRVVGRAGVGIDNVDLAAATEHGCLVVNAPTANTVAAAEHGIALLTAMARNIAQADASLKAGKWMRNKYVGVSLVGKTLAILGFGKVGSEVARRAKGLGMHVVAHDPYASADRARAIGVELVSMEEAMTTADFISLHMPLTPATNKMLNDEAFAKMKKGVRIINVARGGVIDEEALVRALDSGIVAQAALDVFTKEPPAPDNKLVLHENVTVTPHLGASTVEAQEGVAIEIAEAVIGALKGELAASAVNAPMVPAEVLSELAPFVVLAEKLGRLAVQLVAGGGGIKSVKVTYASARAPDDLDTRLLRAMITKGLIEPISSVFVNLVNADFTAKQRGIRITEERILLDGSPETPIDYIQVQIANVESKFPSAISETGEITVEGRVKDGVPHLTKVGAFQVDVSLEGSLILCRQVDQPGMIGSVGSVLGEENVNVSFMSVGRIAPRKHAVMAIGVDEEPSKGTLTKIGEIPAIEEFVFLKL, encoded by the exons ATGGCGGCGCCCACCccgaccaccgccgccaccacccaCCACCGCATCCTCCTCCCGTCCCCGTCCCCGCGCGGCGCCCTCGCGCCCGCCTCCCTCCGCCTGCCCCTCCGCGCGCAGGCCCGCGCCCAGCGCGCGCGCCTCCCCGCGCCCCTCGCGgccgcggcgcccgcggcctCGACCGCGTCCCCCGAGGCGCCGGCCTCGGGGGCCGTCCCGGGGAAGCCCACGGTGCTCGTGGCCGAGAAGCTCGGCGCCGCGGGGCTCGCGCTGCTGCGGGAGTTCGCCAACGTCGATTGCTCCTACGGCCTCTCCCCCGAGGAGCTCCGCGCCAAGATCTCGCTCTGCGACGCGCTCATCGTCAGGTCCGGGACCAAGGTCGGCCGCGACGTCTTCGAGGCCTCCGGGGGCAGGCTCCGCGTCGTGGGCCGCGCGGGGGTCGGGATCGACAACgtcgacctcgccgccgccaccgagcACGGCTGCCTCGTCGTCAACGCGCCCACCGCCaacaccgtcgccgccgcggagcATGGCATCGCGCTGCTCACCGCCATGGCGAGGAACATCGCGCAGGCCGACGCGTCCCTCAAGGCTG GTAAATGGATGCGCAACAAGTATGTTGGGGTATCTCTTGTGGGAAAAACTCTTGCTATTCTCGGATTTGGAAAGGTTGGGTCAGAAGTTGCACGTCGCGCTAAAGGTTTAGGAATGCACGTGGTTGCGCACGatccatatgcttcagctgaCCGGGCTCGTGCAATTGGAGTTGAGCTAGTTAGCATGGAGGAGGCCATGACAACCGCTGACTTCATCTCATTGCACATGCCTCTTACCCCTGCAACAAACAAGATGCTCAACGATGAGGCCTTCGCTAAGATGAAGAAGGGTGTTCGCATTATTAATGTTGCACGCGGTGGTGTCATTGATGAAGAAGCTCTAGTCAGGGCTCTTGATTCAGGAATAGTAGCACAG GCTGCTCTTGATGTGTTCACTAAAGAGCCACCAGCACCTGATAACAAGCTGGTGCTGCACGAGAATGTTACTGTCACACCGCACCTGGGTGCCAGCACAGTGGAAGCACAG GAAGGAGTGGCTATTGAGATAGCTGAAGCTGTCATTGGAGCTCTGAAAGGGGAGCTTGCAGCTTCCGCAGTCAATGCTCCAATGGTTCCTGCTGAG GTGCTGTCCGAGCTTGCACCTTTTGTTGTGCTTGCAGAAAAGCTTGGGCGCCTGGCTGTTCAGCTAgtggctggtggtggtggcatcaAGTCTGTGAAGGTGACCTATGCGTCTGCACGGGCTCCTGATGATCTTGACACAAGGCTTCTCCGTGCAATGATCACCAAGGGGTTGATTGAACCAATATCCAGTGTTTTTGTCAACTTGGTAAATGCTGATTTCACTGCAAAGCAGAGGGGAATTCGCATCACCGAGGAGAGAATCTTGCTGGATGGCTCACCTGAGACGCCTATTGATTACATTCAAGTTCAGATTGCCAATGTCGAGTCTAAATTTCCCAGTGCCATATCCGAGACTGGAGAAATCACTGTAGAGGGGAGGGTGAAGGATGGTGTCCCTCATCTAACAAAGGTTGGAGCATTCCAGGTAGATGTGAGCTTGGAAGGAAGCCTGATCCTCTGCAGGCAGGTTGATCAGCCTGGCATGATTGGGTCAGTAGGAAGTGTCCTGGGTGAGGAGAATGTCAATGTCAGTTTCATGAGTGTCGGAAGAATCGCTCCCCGCAAGCATGCTGTCATGGCAATCGGGGTTGATGAAGAACCAAGCAAGGGCACACTGACAAAGATTGGGGAGATTCCTGCAATTGAAGAGTTTGTTTTCCTCAAGCTCTAG
- the LOC112898743 gene encoding alpha-N-acetylglucosaminidase-like isoform X1, translating to MRPSSSPASRLLTLLLFVVIACAVPEARCSDRRFPHLDRVRELHRREGSSSAEQEAAARGLLDRLLPSHSASFEFRVISTEQCGGKACFIIINHPLFDGEGTPEILILGVSGVEISAGFHWYLKHYCAAHISWYKTGGAQLSSIPHPGSLPRVPAGGVFIQRPIDWSYYQNAVTSSYSFAWWNWERWEKEIDWMALQGINLPLAFTGQESIWQRVFQRYNISKLDLDDFFGGPAFLAWSRMANMHGWGGPLPQTWLDDQLALQKKILSRMYAFGMFPVLPAFSGNIPAALKSKFPSAKVTHLGNWFTVDSNPRWCCTYLLDASDPLFIEIGKLFIEEQIREYGRTSHIYNCDTFDENTPPLSDPNYISSLGAATFRGMQSGDDDAVWLMQGWLFTYDPFWEPPQMKALLHSVPVGRMIVLDLYAEVKPVWINSDQFYGVPYIWCMLHNFAADFEMYGVLDALASGPIDARLSDNSTMVGVGMSMEGIEQNPIVYDLMSEMAFHHRRVDLQVWVETYPTRRYGKPVKGLQHAWWILYQTLYNCTDGKNDKNRDVIVAFPDVEPFVIQTQGLYMSYGKLYATRSPKNYVKGTSNDAYEHPHLWYNTSVVVHALELFLQYGDEVSDSNTFRYDLVDLTRQVLAKYANDVFIKIIKSYKSNSTNQMTTLCQHFLGLVNDLDTLLASHEGFLLGPWLENAKGLARDRKQEIQYEWNARTQITMWFDNTETKASLLRDYANKYWSGLLRDYYGLRAAIYFKHLLQSMEKNEPFALEEWRREWISLTNDWQSDRKVFATTATGDALNISRSLYMKYFGNADLLELEGTSSPGESASL from the exons ATGCGGCCCTCCTCCAGCCCCGCTTCCCGCTTGCTCACGCTCCTGCTGTTCGTCGTGATTGCCTGCGCCGTTCCGGAAGCGAGATGCTCCGATCGGCGGTTCCCGCACCTCGACCGCGTCCGCGAGCTCCATCGCCGGGAGGGCTCGTCGTCGGCCGAGCAGGAGGCCGCAGCGCGCGGGCTTCTCGACCGGCTCCTCCCCTCACACTCCGCCAGCTTCGAGTTCAGGGTCATCTCCACG GAACAATGTGGCGGGAAGGCATGCTTCATCATTATCAACCACCCGTTGTTTGATGGAGAAGGGACTCCTGAAATACT GATACTTGGAGTAAGTGGGGTGGAAATTTCTGCTGGTTTTCACTGGTACTTAAAACACTATTGTGCAGCACATATATCTTGGTATAAAACTGGTGGTGCACAATTATCATCCATTCCACATCCTGGGTCATTACCTCGTGTTCCTGCTGGTGGTGTATTTATTCAAAGACCCATTGACTGGAGCTACTACCAGAATGCAGTTACATCCAGCT ATTCTTTTGCTTGGTGGAATTGGGAGCGTTGGGAGAAGGAAATTGACTGGATGGCTCTTCAAGGGATCAATTTGCCCCTTGCTTTCACTGGGCAAGAGTCTATATGGCAGAGGGTTTTTCAG agGTACAATATTAGCAAATTAGATTTGGATGATTTCTTTGGTGGGCCAGCTTTTCTTGCATGGTCTCGAATGGCGAATATGCATGG ATGGGGTGGGCCTCTTCCTCAGACCTGGCTTGATGATCAACTAGCTCTTCAGAAGAAAATCCTTTCTAGGATGTATGCTTTTGGCATGTTTCCAG TTCTTCCAGCCTTTTCTGGCAACATCCCAGCTGCATTAAAGTCAAAATTTCCTTCAGCTAAAGTCACTCACCTTGGAAACTG GTTTACAGTTGACAGCAATCCAAGGTGGTGCTGCACATATCTTCTTGATGCATCTGATCCTTTATTTATTGAAATTGGAAAGTTGTTTATAGAAGAACAAATCAGAG AATATGGTAGGACAAGTCACATATACAACTG TGATACTTTTGATGAGAACACTCCTCCACTAAGTGATCCAAACTATATCTCTTCGTTGGGTGCTGCAACATTCAGGGGTATGCAAAGCGGTGACGATGATGCTGTTTGGTTGATGCAA GGTTGGTTGTTTACCTATGATCCTTTCTGGGAACCCCCACAAATGAAG GCATTACTGCATTCAGTTCCAGTTGGCAGAATGATTGTTCTTGATCTTTATGCTGAAGTTAAACCAGTGTGGATAAATTCTGATCAGTTCTATGGTGTCCCCTACATCTG GTGCATGCTCCACAATTTCGCTGCAGATTTTGAAATGTATGGTGTTTTGGATGCTTTGGCTTCTGGGCCTATTGATGCTCGACTAAGTGATAACTCTACAATG GTTGGAGTTGGTATGTCTATGGAGGGTATCGAGCAAAATCCAATTGTTTATGACCTAATGTCAGAAATGGCCTTCCATCATAGACGAGTTGATCTTCAG GTTTGGGTTGAGACATATCCAACAAGAAGATATGGAAAACCAGTGAAGGGACTGCAACATGCTTGGTGGATCTTATACCAAACTCTATATAACTGCACAGATGGTAAAAAT GACAAAAATCGGGACGTGATAGTAGCCTTCCCAGATGTTGAACCTTTTGTTATTCAGACACAAGGGTTATACATGAGTTATGGAAAACTGTATGCTACAAGATCACCGAAGAATTACGTGAAGGGCACCTCCAATGATGCATATGAACATCCTCATCTATGGTACAATACCAGTGTCGTTGTACATGCCCTTGAGCTCTTTCTTCAATACGGAGATGAAGTATCTGACAGCAACACCTTCAG GTATGACCTTGTGGATTTAACTCGTCAAGTTCTGGCTAAATATGCCAATGATGTCTTTATAAAGATCATCAAGAGCTACAAATCAAACAGTACGAATCAAATGACAACCCTGTGCCAGCATTTCCTCGGCCTTGTGAATGACCTCGATACACTACTTGCCTCTCATGAGGGATTTCTGCTTGGGCCTTGGTTGGAAAATGCCAAGGGCCTTGCACGAGACCGAAAACAAGAGATACAG TATGAATGGAATGCTAGAACACAAATTACAATGTGGTTTGACAATACTGAAACAAAAGCAAGTTTGTTGCGCGATTACG CAAATAAGTACTGGAGTGGCCTGCTGCGAGACTACTATGGACTAAGAGCAGCCATCTACTTCAAGCACTTGTTACAGAGCATGGAGAAGAATGAGCCTTTTGCGCTTGAGGAATGGAGGCGGGAATGGATCAGCCTCACCAACGACTGGCAGAGCGATAGGAAGGTATTTGCAACCACAGCTACAGGAGACGCTCTGAATATATCTCGGTCGCTTTACATGAAGTACTTTGGCAACGCTGATCTACTTGAGCTAGAAGGTACATCCTCCCCGGGGGAGTCTGCAAGCTTATAA
- the LOC112898743 gene encoding alpha-N-acetylglucosaminidase-like isoform X2 gives MGMLRALLVVLHYSFAWWNWERWEKEIDWMALQGINLPLAFTGQESIWQRVFQRYNISKLDLDDFFGGPAFLAWSRMANMHGWGGPLPQTWLDDQLALQKKILSRMYAFGMFPVLPAFSGNIPAALKSKFPSAKVTHLGNWFTVDSNPRWCCTYLLDASDPLFIEIGKLFIEEQIREYGRTSHIYNCDTFDENTPPLSDPNYISSLGAATFRGMQSGDDDAVWLMQGWLFTYDPFWEPPQMKALLHSVPVGRMIVLDLYAEVKPVWINSDQFYGVPYIWCMLHNFAADFEMYGVLDALASGPIDARLSDNSTMVGVGMSMEGIEQNPIVYDLMSEMAFHHRRVDLQVWVETYPTRRYGKPVKGLQHAWWILYQTLYNCTDGKNDKNRDVIVAFPDVEPFVIQTQGLYMSYGKLYATRSPKNYVKGTSNDAYEHPHLWYNTSVVVHALELFLQYGDEVSDSNTFRYDLVDLTRQVLAKYANDVFIKIIKSYKSNSTNQMTTLCQHFLGLVNDLDTLLASHEGFLLGPWLENAKGLARDRKQEIQYEWNARTQITMWFDNTETKASLLRDYANKYWSGLLRDYYGLRAAIYFKHLLQSMEKNEPFALEEWRREWISLTNDWQSDRKVFATTATGDALNISRSLYMKYFGNADLLELEGTSSPGESASL, from the exons ATGGGGATGCTCCGTGCTCTGCTTGTCGTACTACATT ATTCTTTTGCTTGGTGGAATTGGGAGCGTTGGGAGAAGGAAATTGACTGGATGGCTCTTCAAGGGATCAATTTGCCCCTTGCTTTCACTGGGCAAGAGTCTATATGGCAGAGGGTTTTTCAG agGTACAATATTAGCAAATTAGATTTGGATGATTTCTTTGGTGGGCCAGCTTTTCTTGCATGGTCTCGAATGGCGAATATGCATGG ATGGGGTGGGCCTCTTCCTCAGACCTGGCTTGATGATCAACTAGCTCTTCAGAAGAAAATCCTTTCTAGGATGTATGCTTTTGGCATGTTTCCAG TTCTTCCAGCCTTTTCTGGCAACATCCCAGCTGCATTAAAGTCAAAATTTCCTTCAGCTAAAGTCACTCACCTTGGAAACTG GTTTACAGTTGACAGCAATCCAAGGTGGTGCTGCACATATCTTCTTGATGCATCTGATCCTTTATTTATTGAAATTGGAAAGTTGTTTATAGAAGAACAAATCAGAG AATATGGTAGGACAAGTCACATATACAACTG TGATACTTTTGATGAGAACACTCCTCCACTAAGTGATCCAAACTATATCTCTTCGTTGGGTGCTGCAACATTCAGGGGTATGCAAAGCGGTGACGATGATGCTGTTTGGTTGATGCAA GGTTGGTTGTTTACCTATGATCCTTTCTGGGAACCCCCACAAATGAAG GCATTACTGCATTCAGTTCCAGTTGGCAGAATGATTGTTCTTGATCTTTATGCTGAAGTTAAACCAGTGTGGATAAATTCTGATCAGTTCTATGGTGTCCCCTACATCTG GTGCATGCTCCACAATTTCGCTGCAGATTTTGAAATGTATGGTGTTTTGGATGCTTTGGCTTCTGGGCCTATTGATGCTCGACTAAGTGATAACTCTACAATG GTTGGAGTTGGTATGTCTATGGAGGGTATCGAGCAAAATCCAATTGTTTATGACCTAATGTCAGAAATGGCCTTCCATCATAGACGAGTTGATCTTCAG GTTTGGGTTGAGACATATCCAACAAGAAGATATGGAAAACCAGTGAAGGGACTGCAACATGCTTGGTGGATCTTATACCAAACTCTATATAACTGCACAGATGGTAAAAAT GACAAAAATCGGGACGTGATAGTAGCCTTCCCAGATGTTGAACCTTTTGTTATTCAGACACAAGGGTTATACATGAGTTATGGAAAACTGTATGCTACAAGATCACCGAAGAATTACGTGAAGGGCACCTCCAATGATGCATATGAACATCCTCATCTATGGTACAATACCAGTGTCGTTGTACATGCCCTTGAGCTCTTTCTTCAATACGGAGATGAAGTATCTGACAGCAACACCTTCAG GTATGACCTTGTGGATTTAACTCGTCAAGTTCTGGCTAAATATGCCAATGATGTCTTTATAAAGATCATCAAGAGCTACAAATCAAACAGTACGAATCAAATGACAACCCTGTGCCAGCATTTCCTCGGCCTTGTGAATGACCTCGATACACTACTTGCCTCTCATGAGGGATTTCTGCTTGGGCCTTGGTTGGAAAATGCCAAGGGCCTTGCACGAGACCGAAAACAAGAGATACAG TATGAATGGAATGCTAGAACACAAATTACAATGTGGTTTGACAATACTGAAACAAAAGCAAGTTTGTTGCGCGATTACG CAAATAAGTACTGGAGTGGCCTGCTGCGAGACTACTATGGACTAAGAGCAGCCATCTACTTCAAGCACTTGTTACAGAGCATGGAGAAGAATGAGCCTTTTGCGCTTGAGGAATGGAGGCGGGAATGGATCAGCCTCACCAACGACTGGCAGAGCGATAGGAAGGTATTTGCAACCACAGCTACAGGAGACGCTCTGAATATATCTCGGTCGCTTTACATGAAGTACTTTGGCAACGCTGATCTACTTGAGCTAGAAGGTACATCCTCCCCGGGGGAGTCTGCAAGCTTATAA